In Cydia amplana chromosome 2, ilCydAmpl1.1, whole genome shotgun sequence, the following proteins share a genomic window:
- the LOC134661093 gene encoding uncharacterized protein LOC134661093, with product MGVFSSKSPDYGPILSHEFLCDALTRWYGERAHFAHCFHLDDLSTSFTSQVIQWKVNTQFEENKHTYAELMLKHQPWNKTRSLSFRSADFFKNEINFYEKVLPELLKFQNSKDISEKFDNHVKLCFTHYDGKNDRICLQDIRTDGFKTNEIIDLEHGKLILKTLARFHALSFALKTENPVKYKIITKEITETYYDERFWSWYKKLWSQICAVAINAIETEYPNSIYAKKIKEFAVPKRFKDLAKAVKENKVILHGDCRSNNYMFKYNNGIPVDVKMVDFQQVRCASPVLDVSTVIYSNVALLKDYEGLLKYYHGNLAMRIKELDGDPDVYTFDMFMGDVRNYSYFGLAFSFEAACTKLTYVDITKKVCDEWICADVNKYKIVDIADAYEIKNFEKDGRLNLANSIVHCIDNGYI from the exons CACCTCGACGACCTATCAACATCTTTCACCAGCCAAGTGATCCAATGGAAGGTCAACACACAATTCGAAGAAAACAAACACACATACGCAGAACTCATGCTAAAACATCAGCCTTGGAATAAAACTAGAAGCCTTAGTTTTCGAAGCGCAGATTTCTTCAAAAACGAGATTAATTTTTACGAAAAAGTTCTACCAGAACTTCTAAAGTTTCAAAATTCGAAAGATATTTCTGAAAAATTCGACAACCATGTCAAACTTTGTTTCACACATTATGATGGAAAGAATGATAGGATATGCCTACAAGACATTAGGACTGACGGATTTAAAACCAATGAAATAATAGATTTAGAACATGGGAAATTAATCTTAAAAACATTAGCTAGATTTCATGCTCTCTCATTCGCGTTAAAAACTGAAAATCCTGTTAAATATAAGATAATAACTAAAGAAATTACTGAAACATACTACGATGAAAGATTTTGGAGTTGGTACAAGAAATTATGGAGTCAAATTTGCGCGGTAGCTATAAATGCTATAGAAACCGAATATCCTAATAGCATTTATGCAAAGAAAATAAAAGAATTCGCTGTACCCAAACGTTTTAAAGATTTGGCAAAAGCagtcaaagaaaataaagttattttgcATGGAGATTGCAGATCTAATAACTatatgtttaaatataataatggaaTACCAGTTGATGTCAAAATGGTGGATTTTCAACAAGTTAGATGTGCTAGTCCAGTACTAGATGTATCTACTGTAATTTATAGTAACGTAGCACTATTAAAAGATTACGAGGGACTTTTGAAGTATTATCATGGAAATTTGGCGATGAGAATAAAAGAACTTGATGGTGATCCAGATGTATATACATTTGATATGTTTATGGGAGATGTGAGGAATTATTCGTATTTTGGCCTGGCTTTTAGTTTTGAAGCGGCGTGTACGAAGCTGACGTATGTTGATATAACGAAAAAAGTATGTGATGAG TGGATATGTGCCGAcgtaaacaaatataaaatagtCGACATAGCCGATGCCTACGAAATCAAGAATTTTGAAAAAGATGGCCGACTAAATCTAGCCAATAGTATCGTGCACTGTATTGACAACGGTTATATTTAA